In the Deferribacter desulfuricans SSM1 genome, TTCTCTAAGCGGTTTAAGGGATATGAGCATAATTAACACTCCTCCGCAAGATAGAGAACCTGTTTCGATAAAGATTATTAAAAACGATGAAGAGTTAAATAATGCAATTTTAAAAGAATTAAAAAGGGGTGGGCAGGTCTATTTTTTACATAATAAAGTTGAAGATATAGAAAAAATAGCCTATATGCTCAAAGAAAAATTCCCACTATCAAATACTTCTATTGCACATGGGCAGATGGATGCAAAAGTGTTAGATGAGGTCTTTGAAAAGTTTTATCAAGGTGATGTGGATATTTTGGTATGTACAACAATTATCGAAAATGGTCTTGATATAGCAAATGCAAATACAATTGTTATAAATAATGCTCACACCTTTGGGCTTGCTCAGCTTTATCAATTGAAAGGGAGAGTTGGTAGGGGTAATAAGAGAGGGTATTGTTATTTACGAATTCCTCAAAATGCAAAAATCAATGAAGTGGCAAGGAAAAGGTTAAAAATCATAAGCCAACTGTCTGATTTAGGTAGTGGTTTTAAGATTTCAACTTATGATTTACAGATTAGAGGTGCTGGAGATCTGTTAGGTGCAGAGCAATCAGGTTTTGTGGTAAATGTTGGTTATGAGCTTTATGTGCAGATGATAAATGAAGCGATAAATGAGTTAAAAGGGCATAAAACTGATTTAAATAAAACTGAGATAAATTCTAATTTCCCTCATTATATCCCCGCATCTTATATCCCTTCACACAGAGAGAGAATAGAATACTATAGAAAGATTTCTAAACTAATAACTAAGGAAGACATCGATAACATAAAAGAGGATTTATCTGTTTTTTATGGAGACATACCAGAAGAGACAATGAACTTAATTTATTTAATGTGTTTGAAAAATATATTTTCGGTTTTAGGTGTTAAAACGGCAACATTTTTTAAAAATAGCGTTAATATGGTTTTTCTTGATAAAAATGATTTTGACGTAAATATTTTCTTATCAAAATTAAAAAATAATGATAAGTTAGTGGCAAACTTTAAGAACGGTAATATAATGAGTATTGTTTATAAAGGGGAGGAAAGTTTTTTGGTAGCGCTGTTTAGCTTTTTTGAAGATTATATGAGAGTTGCTGAAAAGGTATGAAAAAATATTTAAGTGTTTTTGCCATTTTTTTTATTTTTGTTATTTTTAGCTGTAACAGTGAAAAGGTAGAAAAAAAAAGTTTAGACAATAATAGTGCACAACTTGTAAAAAAAGTAGTGAATTTAGATGAAGCAGTTGTTGTAATTAATAATAACGCTTATTATCGTAATGATGTGATGAATTTTATATACTTCAATTTTCCAGGCGTTACAGAAGATGATTTTAATAAGGATAATCTAACCCAGTTATTTATAAACGAGTTTATTAAATTTCAATTATTATTGAGTGATGTTAAAAAAAATAATGTTAAGGTTAGTAGTGAGAAACTTAATAGTATTATGAATAAAATAGAGAAAATTGGGGAAGATTCTTTTGTTATTGATTTTCCAATTTCTTTAGAAGAATATAAGAAGCTTTTAAAAGAAAGCTTGATTGTAAAAGAATGGCTAAACAGATTGATAGAAAAAAATATTACAGTTAGTGAGGATGAGGTAAAAAATAAATATAATAAAATTGATAAAACTAAAAAATCCATAGTAAAGTATCATGTTTTACATATTGTAACAGCAAACTATAAAGATGCTTTAAATGCTAGAAGAGCTTTACTTCGAGGAAAAAGTTTTAAAGAGGTTGCTTTGAAATATTCTGTGGGGCCAGAGAAAGACCAAGGAGGAGATTTAGGATATATTGTATTGGACGATATGCCAGTTATTTTCCAGAAGATTAAAAGGCTAAGGATAAAAAGGATAAGTCCTGTTTATAAATCTGACTATGGTTATCATATATTCCAAGTATTGGATAAAAAAAAGGAAGTAGAAGTAGGATATGAGGTTTTAAAACCTAGATTATATCAAGAAATATTTGCAGAAAAAGTAGAAAAATTTATAAATGACTATGTGGAGGTACTTAAGAAAAATGCGAAAATTACCATTAATATTGATAATCTTAATATTGTTAGTGACAATAGCTCAGTCAAAAATAATTGATAAAGTTGTTGCTATTGTTGGTGATAAAATAATCACCCAGTATGATGTGGAAAGTTTTAATCCAAAACAGGTAAAAAAGATTTATTCAATAAAAGATGAAGCAACTAGAGAAAAGTTACTTAAAAAATATTATAAAGAGGTTTTGGACTTTTTGGTAAATCAATATGTGCTGGAAATTGCTGCGGAAAGAGAAGGTATTAAAGTGAGTGAGTCAGAAGTTGAGAACGCTTTAAATGAAGTTTTAACTAAAAATAATATTACTATTGAGCAACTGGAAAAGGTATTGGAAGAAAACAATTTGACACTTGCTAAATATAAGTATCAGCTCAAAAATGAGATTTTAAATGCAAGAATCCGTAATGCATTGATTTTACCAAAACTTGTTGTTACAGAAGAGGATATTAAGCATTATATTGATGAGCATAACAAGGAATTGAAACTTGATGACCAGTTTGAGCTGAGGATAATAAAGATTAAAGATAAAAACAGGTTAGATGAAATAGAAAAATTTTTAAAGAAAGGTGGTTCTTTTGCTGATGCTGCTATAAAGTATTCTGTTGATAAAACAGCAAAATCTGGAGGTTATATTGGTTGGATTAAGCTGAATCATTTACCAGAAAAAATTAGAGAAAAAGTTAAGGGGTATAAAGAAGGTGATATTGTAAAAATAGAAGATAATGGTGAAATTACTTTGTTGTTTATAGAAAATTTTAAGAGTAAATATGATATTGATGATAAGATGAAAGATGAAATAGTTAAAAAAATAAAAGAAAAGATGTATCCTGATGTTGTTAAAAACTGGCTTGAAAAGCATAAGGCAACAATTTTTATAAAGTATATGTAATATGAGACTGGATAAGTTTTTAAAAGTAACAATGCTGATTAAAAGAAGGTCGGTTGCCAATGAGGCTGCAGATGAAGGGTTTATTTATGTAAATGGCAGAAAAGCTAAGGCCTCAACTAAAATTAAAGTGGGTGATAAAATATTGCTTGATATGTGGAATTATAAAAAAGAAGTATTTGTAAAAGCTTTACCTGAGACAAAGGGGGGTATTCCTAAAAAAGATGTCGATAAATATATCGAAGTTTTAAGCTATGAGCCAAAGCATACAGACGATTTCATTTAAATATTTTAACAACTGTTGGCGGGAGTGGGAAGGGATCGAACCTTCCGCCCGCTAAGATAACGGGCCAATCGGCTTTGAAGGCCGCGGGGAGCACCAGCTTCCCAACCACTCCCAACTTTTAGATTATATCTTTTATTAAAGAAGCTTTTAAAATCAACTTTATTCTTTCTTCTACTTTGTATAACCTTTCAGCTAATGTTACTGCAAATATAGAATTTAGTTTAGAAAATAACAATTTATTTTCTCTTTTCAAGGTGTCATATGCTATTGAATCAAAGCTGAGGAGAGTGATATCTGTTTTTGCAAAAACATTTGCGGATCTTGGGTGGTTTGTAAGTATTGCCATTTCACCAAAAAACTCTCCTTCATTGAGAGTTGTGATGAAAAAAACAACTTCTTCAGTAATAGATTTACTGACACCAGCCTGACCTTCCACGATTATATAAAATTTGTCCCCTTTTGAACCTTCTTTAATAATCATTTCTCCCTTTTCAAATGTTTCCACTTTACAATATGATACAAACTCTTCTAATTCTTCCTTTGTAAAGTCTATAAATTTGGGATTTAATTTGATTTTGGCTAAATAATTGCTTGCATCCATCTAAACCCTCCTTATATTTCAAAGTATATTATAAAAAATATATTTTGAAAAGGGGTAGTTATGAAGTACAGAGAAGAAAAAGATAGTATGGGGATTATGAAAGTTCCTGAAAATGCTTATTATGGGGCTCAGACTGCAAGAGCAGTTGAAAATTTTAAAATCAGTGGAAAAGGGCTTCCTAAAGAGTTTATTTATGCTGTTTGTGAAATAAAAAGAGGTGCAGCAATAGCAAACAGGAAGTTAGGATTATTAGATGAGAAAATTGCAGATGCTATAGTTCTTGCAGCAGAAGAGGTTATTGCAGGAAAACTTGATGATCAATTTCCTGTTGATGTATATCAGACAGGTTCAGGGACTTCAACAAATATGAATGTAAATGAAGTAATTGCTAATAGAGCATGCGAAATATTAGATGGTAAAAAGGGGGACAAACATTTGTGCCATCCAAATGATCATATTAATAAAGGGCAATCAAGTAATGATGTAATTCCATCTGCCATTCATATCTCTGCTGCGATTCTAACAAAAAATAATTTATTGCCTGCATTAACAAAGCTAAAAGATAGCTTATTAATGAAAGAGATAGAATTTAAAGATATTATAAAGATAGGTAGGACTCATTTGATGGATGCAGTCCCTGTTACATTGGGACAGGAGTTTTCCGGTTATAGAACTCAGATAGAAAAGGGGATTAAAAGAGTTGAAATAGGGTTAATGGAGCTTTTAGAGCTACCTTTAGGAGGAACTGCACTGGGAACAGGTCTCAATACGCATAAAGATTTTGGAAAAATTGCAATAGAAGAGATAAGTAAAAATACAAAATTAAGTTTTAGGCAAGCTGATAATCTGTTTGAGGGGATTGCAGCTAAGGATGGAGTAGTAAATTTTTGTGGTGCATTAAATACATTAGCTGTCTCTTTAATGAAAATTGCAAACGATTTGAGGCTACTCAATTCTGGGCCAAGATGCGGTATCGCAGAAATTACTTTACCATCGCTTCAGCCAGGAAGCTCCATTATGCCTGGAAAAGTAAATCCTGTAATCCCTGAAGCAGTAATACAAGTGGCTGCAAGGGTAATGGGGAATATGCAAACTATTACAATTGCAGGTAGTAGCGGTCTTTTGGATTTAAATGTGATGATGCCGTTGATTGCAGATACCTTGATAGAGTCGATTAAGTTGCTTACCAATGCTTCAATTTCATTGGCAGAAAAGTGTGTTGATGGAATTGTAGCAAATGTTGATAGGTGTGATGAGCTTGTGGAATGGTCGATGGCACTTGTAACACCTTTAGCACTTAAAATTGGTTATGATGAAGCTGCAAAGATAGCTTATGAGGCTTTTAATAGAAAAATGAAAGTTAAAGATGTAGTAAAAGAGAAGAAGATTTTAAGTGATGAAGAGATAAAAGAGATTTTTGACCCAAGAAAAATGGTATAAAAAAGAGGGGGTAGCCCCCTCTTTTAATTTTCTTCCAATAATGCCGCGTGTGCTGCTGCAAGTCTTGCAACAGGAACTCTATATGGAGAACAACTTACATAGTTTAACCCAACCTTGTGGCAGAAGAATATTGAGTCAGGGTCTCCACCATGCTCGCCACAAATACCTGTTTTTAGTTCAGGTCTTGTACTTCTACCTTTTTTAACACCCATTTCTACAAGCTGGCCAACACCTGTCTGATCGAGAGAAACAAATGGGTCCTCTTTGTAGATACCTTTTTCCACATAAAGTGGTAGGAACTTACCAGAGTCATCTCTTGATAATCCAAGAGTTGTTTGAGTAAGGTCATTTGTTCCAAATGAGAAAAATTCTGCATACTGTGCCACTTCGTCAGCAGTTAAAGCAGCTCTTGGTAATTCGATCATTGTTCCTACAAGATAATCGATATTTACACCATAACTTTCCATAACTTCTTTTGCAACTCTATCAACCATTTCTCTCAAAATAGCTAATTCTTTGTAATGCCCAACAAGTGGGATCATTATCTCTGGTTTTACATCAACCCCTTCTTTTTTACATTCACAGGCAGCTTCCATAATTGCATAAACTTGCATTTCATAAACTTCTGGATATGTGATACCAAGACGACAACCTCTATGACCTAGCATTGGGTTGAACTCTTTTAATTCTTCAACTTTTGCTTTCAATTTATCAGCAGGTATACCTGATGCTTTTGAAACTTTTTCTATGTCTTCATCAGTATGTGGTAAAAATTCATGTAAAGGTGGATCAAGTAAACGTATAGTTACTGGAAGTCCATCCATTACTTTAAAGATACCAATAAAATCTTCTTTTTGGTAAGGTTTAATTTTTTCTAAAGCTTTTCTTCTACCTTCCTCAGTATCGCTTAAAATCATTTCTCTTACTGCATCAATTCTATCGCCTTCAAAGAACATATGTTCTGTCCTACAAAGTCCTATCCCTTCTGCACCAAAGTCTCTTGCTACCTGAGAATCTTTTGGTGTGTCAGCGTTTGTCCTTACTCCTAGTTTTCTAAATTCATCAGCCCATTTGAGGATTTCAGCAAATTCACCAGAAAGCTCAGGCATAATAAGTTTTACTTTACCAAGAATTACTTCACCAGTAGAACCATTGATAGTGATATAATCACCTTCTTTTATTACTTTTCCATCAACCTCAAACTGTTTTTTCTCTTCATCTATCTTAATTGCACCACAACCAGCGACACATGTTTTACCCATACCTCTTGCTACAACTGCTGCGTGGCTTGTCATACCACCTGTAGCTGTTAATATACCTTTTGCTGCGTTCATACCACCAATATCTTCAGGAGATGTTTCAGTTCTTACCAAAATAACATCTTCACCTCTTTCAGCCCAACTTTCTGCATCTTCTGCAGTAAAGACTACTTTACCTACTGCAGCTCCTGGGGATGCTGGCAAACCTTTTGCCAAAACTTCATATTTTTCTTTTGGGTCAATCATTGGGTGCAGAAGTTGATCAACTTGCTCTGGTTGAACCCTTAAAACAGCAGTTTTCTTATCAATTAAACCTTCTTTATACATATCGTAAGCTATTTTTACAGCTGCTCTTGCAGTTCTTTTACCACTTCTTGTTTGAAGTAGATACAGTTTACCTTTTTCAACTGTAAATTCTATATCCTGCATATCTTTGTAATGTGTTTCAAGCTTTTTATAAACTTCTTCTAACTGCTTAAATACTTCTGGCATTTCTTCTTTTAATTTCGCAATTGGTTCTGGTGTTCTGATACCTGCAACAACATCTTCACCTTGTGCATTTATTAAAAATTCACCAAAGAATTCTTTTTCACCTGTAGAGGGGTTTCTTGTAAAAGCAACACCAGTACCAGAGTCATTGCCCATATTACCAAATACCATCGCTACTATATTTACTGCTGTTCCCCAATCATCAGGAATTTTATTGATTTTTCTGTAAGTGATTGCTCTTTGATTATTCCATGAGTCAAATACTGCATTAATTGCAAGTTTTAACTGCTCCATTGTATCTTGAGGGAATGGCTTACCTAACTCTTGCTCAACTAATTTTTTATAAAGCTCTACAACTTTTTTGAAATCTTCTGCATCCAAATCAGTATCGAATTTTACACCTTTTTCTTCTTTAACTTTATCAAGTATCCTCTCAAATTTACCGTGCTCAATACCTAAAACAACATCTGAGAACATCTGGATGAATCTTCTGTATGAGTCATAAGCGAATCTTTCATTGTTTGATACTTCAGCAAGACCTTTAACTGTTTCATCATTTAAGCCAAGGTTTAATACGGTGTCCATCATCCCTGGCATTGAAACTCTTGCCCCTGATCTTACAGAAACCAAAAGAGGATTTTTTGGATCGCCAAATTTTTTACCTACAGTTTCTTCAAGTTTTTTGAGAGCTTCTAAAGCCTGCTCCCACATCCCTTCTGGGTATTGCTTATTGTTGTTGTAATATTCAATACATGCTTCTGTTGTAATTGTGAAACCAGGAGGGACTGGAATACCAAGATTTGTCATTTCTGCTAGCCCTGCTCCTTTCCCCCCTAAAAGCTCTTTCATGGAGCCAGAGCCTTCGGCTTTACCATTTCCAAAAAAGTAAACATACTTTTTCATTTATGCTACCCCCTTCTCTCATTAAGTTTATTAAATAATACCCACTCTCAACAGTGGTTAATAACCTCAATTAGATCGCTTTGTTTTCTCGCGATGACTGCCTATCTGTCATTGCGAGCGTTAGTGAAGCAATCTGTAGATTATACAAAATTTATGTCTAACGCCTCCTAATTTATTAAGCTCAATTCACCTATTTTTTCAAAAAGCGTTTTTAGTTTAGCTAATAGGCTAAGTCTGTTATTTCTAATTTCTTCATTTTTATCCATAACAAGTACATTATCAAAGAAGTTATCTACAGGTTTGCTAAAGCTTAGTAAAACATTTATAGCGTCATTATATTTTTCTTCAGATAAAAGCTGATTTAGTTTTTCTTCATTTTCTTTGATGAGTTTGTTTAGCTCTTTTTCTTCTGATTCAACCAGTAAATCCTCTTTATATTCTGTGTTGTTCCAATTATTTTTATTTAATATGTTTGATATTCTTTTGTAGCTTGTTGAAAGTGTTACAAACTCAGGTTTTTCATAAACTTCATTTAACGCTTTTGCAGCATTAAATATTTGAACGATATCATCAAATACTGCCACTACAGCTTCAAATACATCTGCTCTGATGTTGTACTGGGATGTGGCAATTTGCTTTGCCCTGGTTAAAATAAACTCTTTTGTTTTTTCAAGTATTTCTTCTTTTTGGTATGAGAGTTTATCTTTGTAGTTATCTATAGCTTTTTCTAGCAGTTCAGTTAATGATAAGCGATAGTTTTTATTTAATATGATATTTATTATACCTATTGCGTTTCTCCTTAGAGCATAAGGGTCATTGTTCCCTGTAGGGATTAAACCGATAATAAAACAACCAGTTATAGTGTCAATTTTATCAGCGATAGATATAAATGCTCCTTCATCAGTTTTTGGTAGCTCATCACCAGAAAATCTTGGAAGATAATGCTCAAATATAGCATCAGCGACAAGTTGTTCTTCACCTTGGATAAGTGCGTATTCTCTACCCATCACACCCTGAAGCTCAGGGAATTCATATACCATTTCTGTCATAAGGTCAGCTTTACATAAAAAGGCTGCCCTATCAGTAGTAGTTGCTTTGTTTGGAGCTAACTTTTTTGCAAGGAAGAGAGCTATTTCACGAAATCTCTCCATCTTTTCATAAGATGTGCCAAGTTGTTCCTGATAGACAACCTTTTTCAGTTGCTCCATCCTTTCTTCAAGTGGAACTTTTTTATCATTTTCGAAAAAGAACATAGCATCATTTAATCTTGCTTTTAAAACACGCTCATAACCAGATTTAATTAATGAATCATCTTTAGGTTTAGTGTTAGAGATTCCAACGAAGCTGTTTAAAATTTTGCCATCTTTTTCTCTATAAAAATATTTTTGATGGTTTTTCATCGATGTTATAAGTACTTCTTTTGGCAGTTGTAAAAAGTGTTCAGGGAATTCACCTAATATTGGGTGAGGGTATTCAACTAAATTTGCAACAGTATCAAGTAGGTCTTCATCTATAAAAACGTTACCAATATTGTTTAGAAAAGACCTTATAATCTCTTTTCTTTCATTAAAATCTACTATCACAAAGTTTTCTTTAAGTTTTGCTTTGTATTCATCAAAAGAGCTGATTTTAATTTGCTTATTAGCCATAAATCTGTGACCAAATGTATAATTACCGGCTTTAATCCCCTCAATTTCAAATTCTAAAACCTTACCATTATATATAGAAAGAAACCAGTGGATTGGTCTTGCGAATCTAAGGTTTTTATCCCCCCATTTCATACTTTTTGGAAAAGGGAAATTTTTTATTGTTTGAACAACCAAGTTTTTTAGAATATTTACAGTATCTTCACCTTTTACCTTTTTTGTACCAACTAAATATTCACCTTTATCAGTTTTAACACTTCTTAATGTATTGACATCAAGCCCTTTTGATTTAGCAAAACCCAATGCTGTTTTTGTCAAATTTCCATTTTCATCAAAAGCTATATTTGCAGGGGGGCCTTTTATCTCTTCTTCTAGATCAGCTTGTCTATCTGAAATATTTTCTATATAAAGGAACAACCTTCTTGGAGTTCCACCAGATTCAATGGATGAATAGTTTATTCTGTTTTTTTCTAACTCATTTTTAAAATGTTCTTTTAAGAAATTTGCTGCAGGATTAATAAATGACGCAGGTATCTCCTCAGTTCCTATTTCTAATATATAAAAAGACATAATACCCCCTTTAAAAAAACGTTTGAGGAGTTATATATTAGAAAAGTGCAAATTTTCAAGGAAAATTTGCACTTATACAAATCTATAAGGTAGATTCTTTTCTAATTCTATTATTTTAGGTTTGTTTTTTAACAGTTCTAATAAGCTATCGTATGTACCAGTTAAAAAAGCCTGCCTGTTTGTTTCTTTCATATCAAAATTATATGTTTTGTTTCCAACTGTTAAGGTATTATTTTCTAGATCTATAACAACTTTTATATCTGGTGTGTTATTAACGGTTTTGTATATTTTTTCGATTTTTTCTTTAGGTAATGTTATGCACACTATACCTAATGTGGTTGAATTTCCTAAGAAAATCTCAGCAAAACTTTCAGCAATTATAGCATCTATCCCTGCTCGTTTTAGAGCCTGAGGAGCGTGTTCTCTTGAAGAACCGCAACCAAAATTTTTCCCTGTTAAAATAATATTTGAACCTTTGAACTTTTCATCATCTAAAGGATGCCCAAGAGAGTTCCCTTCTTTATCAAATCTTTCATCATAAAAAGCAAATTCCCCTAAACCGTCAAATGTAACACATTTTAAATATCTTGCAGGAATTATTCTGTCTGTATCTATATCATCACCTAAAATTGGTACTATTCTGCCTTCAACCTTTTTTATATGCCCAGATTGCATTATGCCCTCCTAATTATTTTATGTTAAGAAGCTTTCTTGCGTCAATTACTTCACCAGCTATTGCAGCTGCTGCTACCATAACAGGACTCATTAATAGAGTTCTACCGTTTGGAGAGCCTTGTCTCCCTTTAAAATTTCTGTTTGAACTGGAGGCTGAAATCTGATCTCCCACAAGTTTATCAGGATTCATTGCAAGACACATGGAACAACCAGGATTTCTCCATTCAAAACCTGCTTCCATGAAAATTTCATGTAGGCCTTCAGCTTCCGCCTGTTTTTTGACTCCCATAGATCCTGGAGCAATAAAAGCTTTTACCCCTTTTGCGACTTTGTTCCCTTTTATGTATTTTGCAACTTCTCTTAAATCTTCTATTCTTCCATTTGTGCAACTACCTATGAAAGCAACATCTATTTTTGTCCCTTCTATTTTTTGACCCGGTTTAAATTTCATATATTCTAATGCTTCTTTATCTATATCATTTTTAGGTTCAGGTATTTTCTCTGTTACAGGGATACATTGCTCAGGAGTGATCCCCCAAGTTACCATCGGTTCTATATCATGTGCATCAAAGTTTGCAACATCATCATAGTTTGCATCAGGATCAGATTTTATACTTTCCCAGTATTGCAAACGTTTATCCCACTCCTTTCCTTTTGGAGCGTATTCTCGCCCTTTTATATAATCATAGGTTGTTTGGTCAGGATTTATATATCCAACTCTTGCCCCTCCTTCAATTGCCATGTTACAGACTGTCATTCTTCCTTCCAGTGACAGTGATTCAATGGCTTCTCCAGCGAATTCATAAGCATAACCGATACCACCTTTGACACCAAGTCTATTTATAAGATAAAGGATAATATCTTTTGCATAGACACCAGGTTTTAATTTGTTTTTTATATCTATTTTTCTGACTTTCAGTGGTGTTAAAGCAAGTGTTTGAGTTGCAAGGACATCTCTTACCTGTGATGTCCCAATACCAAAAGCTATTGAGCCAAAGGCACCATGAGTGGCTGTGTGTGAATCACCACATGCAATTGTCATCCCTGGTTGTGTGAGACCTAACTCTGGCCCCACAATATGCACAATCCCCTGTTTCCCTGATTCAGGTGAGAAAAAGGTGATACCAAATTCTTTTATATTTTTTTCTATAGCTTGCATCATCTCTTCTGCTAAAGGATCAGCAAATGGTCTCGATATATCATCTGTTGGAATAATATGGTCGCATGTAGCAAAAGTTCTTTCTGGGAAAAGTACTTTGAGCCCCATTTCTCTAAGCATTGCAAATGCCTGAGGGCTAGTTACTTCATGTATTAGATGAAGTCCTATGAAAATTTGATCTCTTCCTCCAGAAATTGAGCCAACTTTATGAATTTCCCATACTTTTTCTAATAATGTTTTGCCCATATCTTTACCTCTTTTTATTAATTTATAAAACATACATTACTAAAAAAGATGAAAAAAGCAAGAAAAAGTTTAATCAAACTATAAAAAGTTTAGTGAATTTGTAAAATATTTAATATTAAAAAAACTCTTGATTTTTTGAAAAGAGAATATATATATAATATCGCTGTTAGCACTCGACAACGATGGTTGCTAATAATAAAATATATAAGGAGGGTAACATGGCTAACATTAAACCTCTTCAGGACAGAGTTCTTGTAAAAAGGATTGAAGTTGAGGAGAAAACAGAGTCTGGAATTATTATACCTGACACTGCAAGAGAAAAATCTCAAGAAGGTGAAGTAATTGCTGTTGGTCCAGGTAAAGTATTAGAAAATGGTACTAAAATTGAATTAACAGTAAAACCTGGTGACAGAATATTGTTTAGCAAATATGCTGGTACTGAAGTTAAAATCGATGGTGAAGAATATCTGATTATGAGAGAAGACGATATTCTTGGTATTATTCAGAAATAATTAAAAGAAAGATAAAGGAGGTGTCAATATGGCAAAGGCTATTACATTTAGCGAAGAAGCAAGACAGGCAATTTTAAGAGGTGTTGATAAATTAGCAAACGCAGTAAAAGTAACATTGGGACCAAAAGGTAGAAATGTTGTTATAGAAAAGAAATTTGGTTCACCATTAGTAACTAA is a window encoding:
- the groES gene encoding co-chaperone GroES, which produces MANIKPLQDRVLVKRIEVEEKTESGIIIPDTAREKSQEGEVIAVGPGKVLENGTKIELTVKPGDRILFSKYAGTEVKIDGEEYLIMREDDILGIIQK
- the leuC gene encoding 3-isopropylmalate dehydratase large subunit — protein: MGKTLLEKVWEIHKVGSISGGRDQIFIGLHLIHEVTSPQAFAMLREMGLKVLFPERTFATCDHIIPTDDISRPFADPLAEEMMQAIEKNIKEFGITFFSPESGKQGIVHIVGPELGLTQPGMTIACGDSHTATHGAFGSIAFGIGTSQVRDVLATQTLALTPLKVRKIDIKNKLKPGVYAKDIILYLINRLGVKGGIGYAYEFAGEAIESLSLEGRMTVCNMAIEGGARVGYINPDQTTYDYIKGREYAPKGKEWDKRLQYWESIKSDPDANYDDVANFDAHDIEPMVTWGITPEQCIPVTEKIPEPKNDIDKEALEYMKFKPGQKIEGTKIDVAFIGSCTNGRIEDLREVAKYIKGNKVAKGVKAFIAPGSMGVKKQAEAEGLHEIFMEAGFEWRNPGCSMCLAMNPDKLVGDQISASSSNRNFKGRQGSPNGRTLLMSPVMVAAAAIAGEVIDARKLLNIK
- the leuD gene encoding 3-isopropylmalate dehydratase small subunit, giving the protein MQSGHIKKVEGRIVPILGDDIDTDRIIPARYLKCVTFDGLGEFAFYDERFDKEGNSLGHPLDDEKFKGSNIILTGKNFGCGSSREHAPQALKRAGIDAIIAESFAEIFLGNSTTLGIVCITLPKEKIEKIYKTVNNTPDIKVVIDLENNTLTVGNKTYNFDMKETNRQAFLTGTYDSLLELLKNKPKIIELEKNLPYRFV
- the glyS gene encoding glycine--tRNA ligase subunit beta translates to MSFYILEIGTEEIPASFINPAANFLKEHFKNELEKNRINYSSIESGGTPRRLFLYIENISDRQADLEEEIKGPPANIAFDENGNLTKTALGFAKSKGLDVNTLRSVKTDKGEYLVGTKKVKGEDTVNILKNLVVQTIKNFPFPKSMKWGDKNLRFARPIHWFLSIYNGKVLEFEIEGIKAGNYTFGHRFMANKQIKISSFDEYKAKLKENFVIVDFNERKEIIRSFLNNIGNVFIDEDLLDTVANLVEYPHPILGEFPEHFLQLPKEVLITSMKNHQKYFYREKDGKILNSFVGISNTKPKDDSLIKSGYERVLKARLNDAMFFFENDKKVPLEERMEQLKKVVYQEQLGTSYEKMERFREIALFLAKKLAPNKATTTDRAAFLCKADLMTEMVYEFPELQGVMGREYALIQGEEQLVADAIFEHYLPRFSGDELPKTDEGAFISIADKIDTITGCFIIGLIPTGNNDPYALRRNAIGIINIILNKNYRLSLTELLEKAIDNYKDKLSYQKEEILEKTKEFILTRAKQIATSQYNIRADVFEAVVAVFDDIVQIFNAAKALNEVYEKPEFVTLSTSYKRISNILNKNNWNNTEYKEDLLVESEEKELNKLIKENEEKLNQLLSEEKYNDAINVLLSFSKPVDNFFDNVLVMDKNEEIRNNRLSLLAKLKTLFEKIGELSLIN